Proteins from one Listeria innocua genomic window:
- a CDS encoding MerR family transcriptional regulator has product MNIKQAAEMFGLTVDTLRYYERVGVIPPVHRNESGYRDYKTSDLNWVYLVKSLRNAGLSVESLIEFATLAQLRETENVEAAQKQVLIDQLKELDEKLAEMKQVRDLLVYKIDTYDSHIAQFKTGELTADNVEKLWERDKF; this is encoded by the coding sequence ATGAATATCAAACAAGCGGCCGAAATGTTTGGGCTTACGGTCGATACATTGCGTTACTATGAGCGAGTTGGGGTTATTCCGCCTGTCCATCGTAATGAAAGTGGCTACAGGGACTATAAGACAAGCGACTTGAACTGGGTTTATCTTGTGAAGAGTTTGCGGAATGCGGGGTTGTCAGTGGAATCTTTAATTGAGTTTGCGACACTTGCCCAACTAAGAGAAACAGAGAATGTCGAAGCTGCTCAAAAACAAGTTTTAATTGACCAACTAAAAGAATTAGACGAAAAACTAGCTGAGATGAAACAAGTTAGAGATTTACTTGTATACAAAATCGATACGTACGATAGTCACATTGCCCAGTTTAAAACAGGGGAACTAACTGCAGATAACGTAGAAAAATTATGGGAACGGGACAAATTTTAA
- the csn2 gene encoding type II-A CRISPR-associated protein Csn2, producing the protein MNFNFKLLDEPIIIKDSTIFAIEDVRVFANVTKWLYQYDETEELTIFGAKQQPLKSSELMLITDVLGHDINSLATLKLIYADLEQQLNEKPEVKSMIDKLTATISELIGYELLEHELDLEEDEITVIELFKALGIKIETKSDTVFEKLIEIVQVYKYLSKKKLLVFINVCAYLTEDELLELRRYISLNQVKVLFVEPRKTEGFSQVILDSDYFLQVEKGM; encoded by the coding sequence ATGAATTTTAATTTCAAACTGCTTGACGAGCCTATAATTATTAAAGATTCGACCATATTTGCAATAGAAGATGTGCGTGTTTTTGCCAATGTTACTAAGTGGTTGTATCAATACGACGAAACAGAAGAATTAACGATTTTTGGTGCGAAACAGCAGCCTTTAAAAAGTAGCGAACTAATGTTGATTACAGATGTATTGGGACATGATATTAATTCTCTGGCAACTTTAAAACTAATTTATGCTGATTTAGAACAGCAACTTAATGAAAAGCCGGAAGTAAAATCAATGATTGATAAGCTGACTGCAACGATTAGTGAGTTGATTGGTTATGAGCTTCTGGAGCATGAACTGGATTTAGAGGAAGATGAAATTACAGTCATTGAATTATTCAAAGCTTTGGGTATCAAGATAGAGACAAAAAGTGATACCGTTTTTGAAAAATTAATTGAAATAGTACAAGTCTATAAATACTTATCAAAGAAAAAATTGTTGGTTTTTATTAATGTATGTGCCTATTTAACAGAAGATGAGTTACTAGAGCTAAGGCGCTATATCTCGTTAAACCAAGTAAAAGTTTTATTTGTTGAACCTCGAAAAACAGAAGGATTTTCGCAGGTTATTCTAGATTCAGATTATTTTTTACAAGTGGAAAAAGGAATGTAA
- the cas2 gene encoding CRISPR-associated endonuclease Cas2, with protein sequence MSYRYMRMLLMFDMPTDTAKERKAYRQFRRFILSEGFIMHQYSVYSKILLNGTASKAMLARLKQQNPKKGLITLLTVTEKQFARMVYLSGEQNKSVGNSDSRLIFLGDDMDEF encoded by the coding sequence ATGAGTTATCGATATATGAGAATGTTATTAATGTTTGATATGCCGACAGATACCGCAAAAGAAAGAAAAGCCTATCGTCAATTCCGACGCTTTATATTAAGTGAAGGCTTTATTATGCATCAATATTCCGTTTATAGTAAAATTTTATTAAATGGCACAGCTAGTAAAGCTATGCTAGCTCGCTTGAAACAGCAAAATCCTAAAAAAGGGTTGATTACTTTATTAACTGTGACGGAAAAACAATTTGCGCGCATGGTATATTTAAGTGGAGAACAGAATAAAAGTGTAGGTAATTCGGATTCGAGACTTATTTTCTTGGGAGATGATATGGATGAATTTTAA
- the cas1 gene encoding type II CRISPR-associated endonuclease Cas1, which yields MGWRTVVVNSHSKLSYKNHHLVFKSAYQQEMIHLSEIDVLILETTDITLTTMLINCLVAENILILFCDDKRLPIGKVLPFYGRHDSSLQLSKQLEWEFESKATVWTEIISQKILNQSTFLSMLNYDEKADSLIKLHETLETFDPTNREGHAARIYFNQLFGNDFTREQENDINSGLNYGYTLLLSVFARELVKSGCMTQFGLKHSNQFNDFNFASDIMEPFRPLVDQIVYEKRNEDFQVIKRSLFEMFIKQFDYNNQHMFLTNIANDYTKKIVKVLNEEREGVPEFRI from the coding sequence ATGGGATGGCGGACAGTTGTTGTAAATTCTCATTCGAAACTATCGTATAAAAACCACCATCTTGTTTTTAAATCTGCCTATCAACAGGAAATGATTCATCTATCAGAAATTGATGTACTTATATTAGAGACAACAGATATTACTTTGACTACGATGTTAATTAACTGCTTAGTAGCTGAAAATATTTTGATTCTTTTTTGTGATGATAAGCGACTGCCTATTGGAAAGGTACTTCCTTTTTATGGGCGGCATGACAGTAGTTTGCAATTATCGAAGCAATTGGAATGGGAGTTTGAGTCGAAGGCAACTGTATGGACTGAAATTATTTCTCAAAAAATCTTAAATCAGAGTACATTTTTATCTATGCTAAATTACGATGAGAAGGCAGATTCATTGATAAAGCTACATGAAACTTTAGAGACATTTGATCCGACCAATCGTGAAGGACACGCAGCTAGAATATATTTTAATCAACTTTTTGGAAATGATTTTACGAGGGAACAGGAAAATGACATTAATAGCGGATTGAATTATGGTTATACATTATTGCTAAGTGTTTTTGCGAGAGAATTGGTGAAATCAGGATGTATGACGCAATTTGGTTTAAAGCATTCTAATCAGTTTAACGATTTCAATTTTGCCAGTGATATAATGGAACCTTTTAGACCACTAGTAGATCAAATCGTGTATGAAAAACGCAATGAGGATTTTCAAGTAATCAAACGCTCATTATTCGAAATGTTCATCAAGCAGTTTGACTATAATAACCAGCATATGTTTTTAACCAATATTGCAAATGATTATACTAAGAAGATAGTAAAGGTCTTAAATGAAGAAAGGGAAGGAGTTCCTGAATTTAGGATATGA
- the cas9 gene encoding type II CRISPR RNA-guided endonuclease Cas9 (Cas9, originally named Csn1, is the large, multifunctional signature protein of type II CRISPR/Cas systems. It is well known even to general audiences because its RNA-guided endonuclease activity has made it a popular tool for custom editing of eukaryotic genomes.), with the protein MKKPYTIGLDIGTNSVGWAVLTDQYDLVKRKMKIAGDSEKKQIKKNFWGVRLFDEGQTAADRRMTRTARRRIERRRNRISYLQGIFAEEMSKVDANFFCRLSDSFYVDNEKRNSRHPFFATIEEEVEYHKNYPTIYHLREELVNSSEKADLRLVYLALAHIIKYRGNFLIEGALDTQNTSVDGIYKQFIQTYNQVFASGIEDGSLKKLEDNKDVAKILVEKVTRKEKLERILKLYPGEKSAGMFAQFISLIVGSKGNFQKPFDLIEKSDIECAKDSYEEDLESLLALIGDEYAELFVAAKNAYSAVVLSSIITVAEAETNAKLSASMIERFDTHEEDLGELKAFIKLHLPKHYEEIFSNTEKHGYAGYIDGKTKQADFYKYMKTTLENIEGADYFIAKIEKENFLRKQRTFDNGAIPHQLHLEELEAILHQQAKYYPFLKENYDKIKSLVTFRIPYFVGPLANGQSEFAWLTRKADGEIRPWNIEEKVDFGKSAVDFIEKMTNKDTYLPKENVLPKHSLCYQKYLVYNELTKVRYINDQGKTSYFSGQEKEQIFNDLFKQKRKVKKKDLELFLRNMSHVESPTIEGLEDSFNSSYSTYHDLLKVGIKQEILDNPVNTEMLENIVKILTVFEDKRMIKEQLQQFSDVLDGVVLKKLERRHYTGWGRLSAKLLMGIRDKQSHLTILDYLMNDDGLNRNLMQLINDSNLSFKSIIEKEQVTTADKDIQSIVADLAGSPAIKKGILQSLKIVDELVSVMGYPPQTIVVEMARENQTTGKGKNNSRPRYKSLEKAIKEFGSQILKEHPTDNQELRNNRLYLYYLQNGKDMYTGQELDIHNLSNYDIDHIVPQSFITDNSVDNLVLTSSAGNREKGDDVPPLEIVRKRKVFWEKLYQGNLMSKRKFDYLTKAERGGLTEADKARFIHRQLVETRQITKNVANILHQRFNYEKDDHGNTMKQVRIVTLKSALVSQFRKQFQLYKVRGVNDYHHAHDAYLNGVVANTLLKVYPQLEPEFVYGDYHQFDWFKANKATAKKQFYTNIMLFFAQKDRIIDENGEILWDKKYLDTVKKVMSYRQMNIVKKTEIQKGEFSKATIKPKGNSSKLIPRKTNWDPMKYGGLDSPNMAYAVVIEYAKGKNKLVFEKKIIRVTIMERKAFEKDEKAFLEEQGYRQPKVLAKLPKYTLYECEEGRRRMLASANEAQKGNQQVLPNHLVTLLHHAANCEASDGKSLDYIESNREMFAELLAHVSEFAKRYTLAEANLNKINQLFEQNKEGDIKAIARSFVDLMAFNAMGAPASFKFFETTIERKRYNNLKELLSSTIIYQSITGLYESRKRLDD; encoded by the coding sequence ATGAAAAAACCGTACACGATTGGACTAGACATAGGAACAAACTCGGTTGGATGGGCAGTGTTAACAGATCAATATGATTTAGTGAAGAGGAAAATGAAAATTGCTGGAGACTCTGAGAAAAAACAGATAAAGAAAAATTTCTGGGGAGTTAGACTATTTGATGAGGGTCAAACGGCAGCTGATAGAAGAATGACTAGAACAGCTAGAAGGAGAATAGAGAGAAGACGCAATCGTATTTCGTATTTACAAGGGATATTTGCGGAAGAAATGTCTAAGGTGGATGCAAATTTCTTTTGCCGATTAAGTGATAGCTTTTATGTTGATAACGAAAAAAGAAATAGTCGTCATCCTTTTTTTGCGACTATAGAGGAAGAAGTAGAATACCACAAAAACTACCCAACCATTTATCACCTGAGAGAAGAACTCGTTAATTCTTCAGAAAAAGCTGATTTAAGATTAGTTTATTTAGCTTTAGCTCATATTATAAAATATCGAGGGAACTTTTTAATTGAGGGAGCATTAGATACCCAAAATACTTCTGTTGATGGAATATATAAGCAATTTATACAAACATATAATCAAGTGTTTGCAAGTGGCATTGAAGACGGTTCGCTAAAAAAATTGGAAGATAATAAGGACGTAGCTAAAATTCTCGTTGAAAAAGTTACGCGAAAAGAAAAACTTGAGAGAATTTTAAAATTATACCCTGGTGAAAAATCTGCCGGAATGTTTGCTCAGTTTATCAGCTTGATTGTAGGCAGTAAAGGGAATTTTCAAAAGCCTTTTGATCTTATTGAGAAATCGGATATTGAATGTGCGAAAGATAGCTATGAAGAAGATTTAGAGTCTTTGTTAGCGCTAATTGGAGATGAATATGCGGAACTTTTTGTTGCAGCGAAAAATGCATATAGTGCTGTGGTGTTATCTAGTATTATCACAGTGGCTGAGGCTGAAACAAACGCGAAGTTATCCGCAAGTATGATTGAACGTTTTGATACACATGAAGAAGATTTAGGGGAATTGAAAGCATTTATCAAGCTCCATCTTCCTAAACACTATGAAGAAATATTTAGTAATACCGAAAAACATGGTTACGCAGGTTATATAGACGGTAAAACAAAGCAGGCAGACTTCTATAAATACATGAAAACAACATTAGAGAACATTGAAGGCGCCGATTATTTTATTGCTAAAATAGAAAAAGAAAACTTTTTACGAAAACAACGAACCTTTGATAATGGGGCTATCCCGCATCAATTACATTTAGAAGAATTAGAAGCTATTTTACACCAGCAAGCAAAATATTATCCTTTTTTAAAAGAAAACTATGATAAAATCAAAAGTTTAGTAACTTTTAGAATTCCATATTTTGTTGGTCCGCTAGCTAACGGACAGAGCGAATTCGCATGGTTAACAAGAAAAGCTGATGGTGAGATTAGACCGTGGAATATAGAAGAGAAAGTGGATTTCGGTAAGTCAGCGGTCGATTTCATTGAAAAGATGACCAATAAAGATACATATTTACCTAAAGAAAATGTATTGCCTAAACACAGTCTCTGTTATCAAAAATATTTGGTTTATAATGAGTTAACCAAAGTTAGATACATTAATGACCAAGGGAAGACTAGCTATTTTTCTGGGCAGGAAAAAGAACAGATTTTTAATGACTTATTTAAGCAAAAGCGTAAAGTTAAAAAGAAGGATTTAGAGCTGTTCTTACGCAATATGAGCCATGTTGAAAGTCCAACTATTGAAGGCCTGGAAGACTCGTTTAATTCAAGTTATTCTACCTATCATGATTTACTCAAGGTAGGGATAAAACAAGAAATCCTTGATAACCCAGTAAATACGGAAATGCTAGAAAATATAGTCAAAATTTTAACTGTGTTTGAAGATAAACGTATGATTAAAGAGCAGTTACAGCAATTTTCTGATGTTTTAGATGGGGTTGTTTTGAAAAAATTAGAACGACGACATTATACAGGATGGGGAAGGTTATCAGCTAAGTTATTAATGGGAATTCGTGATAAGCAATCTCACTTAACTATTTTAGATTATTTGATGAATGATGATGGGCTTAATCGTAATCTGATGCAACTTATAAATGACAGTAATTTATCTTTTAAATCAATAATTGAAAAAGAACAAGTAACTACAGCAGATAAAGATATTCAAAGTATTGTGGCAGACCTTGCTGGTAGCCCGGCTATAAAAAAAGGTATTTTACAAAGCTTGAAAATTGTCGATGAACTTGTTAGTGTAATGGGCTACCCACCTCAAACTATTGTTGTGGAAATGGCAAGAGAAAATCAAACAACAGGAAAAGGAAAAAATAATTCTAGACCACGTTATAAATCATTAGAAAAAGCGATTAAAGAATTTGGTAGTCAAATTCTAAAAGAGCATCCGACTGATAATCAAGAATTAAGAAATAATAGATTGTATTTATATTATTTGCAAAATGGTAAGGATATGTATACTGGACAAGAATTAGATATTCATAATCTTTCTAATTATGATATTGATCATATTGTGCCACAGAGTTTTATAACAGATAACTCCGTTGATAATCTTGTGTTAACAAGTTCGGCTGGGAATCGGGAAAAAGGGGATGATGTTCCACCACTAGAGATCGTTCGAAAGAGAAAAGTATTCTGGGAGAAGTTATACCAAGGGAATTTGATGAGTAAACGTAAATTTGATTATTTAACTAAAGCTGAACGTGGTGGTCTTACAGAAGCGGATAAAGCGAGATTTATTCATCGGCAATTAGTGGAAACTCGTCAAATAACGAAGAATGTAGCTAATATTTTACATCAACGTTTTAATTATGAAAAAGACGATCATGGGAATACTATGAAGCAAGTTCGGATTGTAACATTAAAATCTGCACTGGTTAGCCAATTCCGTAAGCAATTTCAATTGTATAAGGTGCGTGGAGTTAATGATTATCACCACGCTCATGATGCTTATTTAAATGGGGTAGTCGCGAATACGTTATTAAAAGTATATCCTCAATTAGAGCCGGAATTTGTTTACGGCGATTACCATCAATTTGATTGGTTTAAAGCGAATAAAGCTACGGCGAAAAAACAATTTTATACAAACATCATGTTATTCTTTGCGCAAAAAGATCGAATAATAGATGAAAACGGTGAAATTCTTTGGGATAAAAAATATTTGGATACTGTCAAAAAAGTCATGAGTTATCGACAAATGAATATTGTTAAGAAAACAGAAATTCAAAAAGGAGAATTTTCAAAAGCTACAATTAAGCCCAAAGGAAATTCCAGTAAATTAATTCCTAGAAAAACTAATTGGGACCCGATGAAATATGGTGGTCTTGATAGCCCTAATATGGCATATGCAGTGGTTATTGAATATGCAAAAGGGAAAAATAAATTAGTTTTCGAGAAAAAAATTATCCGTGTTACTATCATGGAACGTAAAGCATTTGAAAAAGATGAGAAAGCCTTTTTAGAAGAACAAGGTTATCGTCAGCCTAAAGTCCTCGCGAAATTACCGAAATATACGTTATATGAATGTGAGGAAGGACGTCGGAGAATGCTGGCTAGTGCTAATGAAGCTCAGAAAGGAAATCAGCAGGTATTGCCAAACCACCTGGTAACATTACTACACCATGCGGCAAATTGTGAGGCAAGTGATGGGAAAAGCCTTGATTATATTGAAAGTAATAGAGAAATGTTTGCTGAACTACTAGCGCACGTATCAGAATTTGCCAAAAGATATACGTTAGCTGAAGCTAATCTAAACAAAATTAATCAGCTTTTTGAGCAAAATAAAGAAGGTGACATCAAGGCAATTGCACGATCTTTTGTTGATTTAATGGCATTCAATGCGATGGGTGCTCCGGCAAGTTTTAAATTTTTTGAAACCACTATTGAGCGTAAAAGATATAACAATCTAAAAGAACTATTAAGCTCCACCATAATCTACCAATCAATCACAGGACTATATGAATCACGAAAAAGGCTGGATGACTAA
- the rpsI gene encoding 30S ribosomal protein S9, with amino-acid sequence MAQVQYYGTGRRKSSVARVRLVPGDGKIVINNRDWEDYIPFAALREVIKQPLVATETLGNYDVLVNVHGGGYTGQAGAIRHGVARALLQVAPEYRPALKSAGLLTRDPRMKERKKYGLKGARRAPQFSKR; translated from the coding sequence GTGGCTCAAGTACAATATTACGGAACTGGTCGTCGTAAAAGCTCTGTAGCTCGCGTACGTTTAGTACCAGGCGACGGCAAAATCGTTATTAACAATAGAGACTGGGAAGATTACATCCCATTTGCAGCTCTTCGTGAAGTTATCAAACAACCTTTAGTAGCTACAGAAACTTTAGGTAACTATGATGTACTAGTAAACGTTCACGGTGGTGGTTACACTGGTCAAGCCGGTGCTATCCGTCATGGTGTAGCTCGTGCACTATTACAAGTGGCCCCTGAGTACCGCCCAGCACTTAAATCTGCTGGCCTACTTACTCGTGACCCACGTATGAAAGAACGTAAAAAATACGGACTTAAAGGCGCGCGTCGTGCACCTCAGTTCTCAAAACGTTAA
- the rplM gene encoding 50S ribosomal protein L13, translated as MRTTYMAKPGEVERKWYVIDATGVSLGRLSSEVASILRGKNKPQFTPHIDTGDFVIIINAGKIGLTGKKATDKIYYRHSQYPGGLKSRTAGEMRTNNPEKLLELSIKGMLPKNSLGRQLFKKLHVYGGSEHEHAAQKPEVYELRG; from the coding sequence ATGCGTACAACTTATATGGCGAAACCCGGCGAAGTAGAACGTAAATGGTACGTTATCGACGCTACTGGTGTTTCTTTAGGACGTTTATCCAGTGAAGTTGCTTCAATTCTTCGCGGAAAAAACAAACCACAATTTACTCCACATATCGACACTGGAGACTTTGTAATCATCATCAACGCTGGTAAGATTGGTCTTACTGGTAAAAAAGCTACTGACAAAATTTACTACCGTCACTCTCAATATCCAGGCGGTTTGAAATCTCGTACTGCAGGTGAAATGCGTACAAACAATCCTGAGAAATTATTAGAACTATCTATCAAAGGTATGCTTCCAAAAAATTCTCTTGGACGTCAATTATTCAAAAAATTACACGTATATGGTGGATCTGAGCACGAACATGCAGCTCAAAAACCAGAAGTATACGAATTACGCGGTTAA
- the truA gene encoding tRNA pseudouridine(38-40) synthase TruA — protein MTRYKAIISYDGSGFFGYQVQPNTRTVQAEIEKALEKMHKGKSVRITASGRTDTGVHAKGQVIHFDSELDITAEKFQKALQVMTPFDISFLTVEEAPADFHARFGTVGKEYRYVIKRTKIFDPFSRNFALHYPYELDIAKMKQASERLIGEHDFTSFCSARTERDSKVRTLYSIDFYEEDAETLVIAFQGNGFLYNMVRILTGTLLDAGQGRISPDDITKALLAHDRQKLISKTAPPQGLYLWRVDYE, from the coding sequence ATGACACGATATAAAGCAATAATTTCTTATGACGGAAGTGGTTTTTTCGGATACCAAGTGCAGCCGAATACACGGACGGTTCAAGCAGAAATTGAAAAAGCGCTTGAAAAAATGCATAAAGGTAAGAGCGTTCGGATTACAGCTTCAGGAAGAACAGATACCGGCGTTCATGCGAAAGGACAGGTAATCCATTTTGATTCGGAACTGGATATTACAGCAGAAAAATTCCAAAAAGCTTTGCAAGTGATGACGCCGTTTGATATTAGTTTTTTAACGGTTGAGGAGGCCCCGGCCGATTTTCACGCTAGATTTGGCACGGTTGGAAAAGAATATCGTTATGTTATAAAACGGACGAAAATTTTTGATCCTTTTAGTCGAAACTTTGCGCTACATTATCCATATGAATTAGATATTGCAAAAATGAAGCAAGCAAGCGAACGCCTAATTGGCGAACATGACTTTACTAGTTTTTGTTCGGCTAGAACGGAGCGGGATTCTAAAGTGCGGACGCTTTATAGTATCGACTTTTATGAAGAGGATGCCGAGACGTTAGTGATTGCGTTTCAAGGGAATGGCTTTTTGTATAATATGGTGCGGATTTTGACAGGGACATTGCTTGATGCAGGTCAAGGTCGGATTTCTCCAGATGATATTACGAAAGCCTTATTAGCGCATGATCGTCAAAAATTAATTAGTAAAACTGCGCCGCCACAAGGGTTGTATTTATGGCGAGTTGATTATGAATAA
- a CDS encoding energy-coupling factor transporter transmembrane component T family protein: protein MMEKMILGRYIPGNSWLHRIDPRAKITAVMAFIAIVFLANNWLTYALMFAYVLYLVLTSKVPFLFFIKGLQPIFWLILITLLLQVFFTKGGTVLVDLGLLQITTLGLANGAMMFCRFVLIIFMTTLLTLTTSPIELTDGLEKILAPFRLVHLPVHELALMLSISLRFIPTLMDETEKILKAQKARGVEFTSGKWSDRIKAIIPLLVPLFISAFKRAEDLAIAMEARGYRGGKGRTRFRLLRWRFADTCLLISLAVLSGLLFWLRS, encoded by the coding sequence ATGATGGAAAAAATGATTCTCGGGCGTTATATCCCGGGAAACTCTTGGTTACATCGAATTGACCCACGTGCGAAAATCACTGCTGTTATGGCGTTTATCGCGATTGTTTTTTTAGCGAACAATTGGCTGACCTATGCGCTTATGTTTGCGTATGTTTTGTATTTAGTCCTAACCTCGAAAGTGCCATTTTTATTTTTTATTAAAGGGTTACAACCGATTTTTTGGCTTATTTTAATTACTTTATTGCTGCAAGTCTTTTTTACAAAAGGCGGGACAGTTTTAGTTGATTTAGGACTTTTACAAATAACAACACTCGGACTGGCGAACGGGGCGATGATGTTTTGTCGTTTTGTTCTCATTATATTTATGACAACGCTGCTAACATTAACAACAAGCCCGATTGAACTGACAGACGGTCTTGAGAAAATTTTGGCGCCGTTTCGCTTAGTACATTTACCAGTGCATGAACTGGCTTTAATGCTTAGTATTTCCTTGCGATTTATTCCAACATTGATGGATGAAACGGAGAAAATTTTAAAAGCGCAAAAAGCTCGTGGCGTTGAATTTACTAGTGGAAAATGGAGTGACCGAATCAAGGCGATTATTCCGCTACTCGTGCCACTTTTTATTAGTGCGTTTAAACGTGCGGAAGATTTAGCGATTGCAATGGAAGCTCGTGGTTATCGTGGTGGTAAAGGGAGAACGAGATTTCGCTTGTTACGCTGGCGATTCGCGGACACATGCTTGTTAATTTCTTTAGCGGTGTTAAGTGGATTATTATTTTGGTTGCGGAGTTGA
- a CDS encoding energy-coupling factor ABC transporter ATP-binding protein has protein sequence MEIKLEQLGYCYQKNSPFEKRALLDVNVSFDSGSYSAIIGHTGSGKSTLLQHLNALLMPTEGKITVGDREIVAGVKQKKLRDLRKKVGIVFQFPEAQLFEETVEKDICFGPMNFGVSEEDAKLRAKKVIYEVGLTEEILSRSPFELSGGQMRRVAIAGVLAMDPEVLVLDEPTAGLDPHGREEIMEMFYNLHKEKGLTTVLVTHSMEDAARYAEKIVLMKAGTVLKIGSPREIFAKPDELVDLGLSVPDVVRFQGLFERKFNVKLTKTCLTIAELTAEMAPYLAKGGA, from the coding sequence ATGGAAATTAAACTCGAACAACTAGGTTATTGTTATCAAAAAAATAGCCCTTTTGAAAAGAGAGCATTGCTTGATGTAAATGTTTCCTTTGATTCTGGTAGCTATTCTGCAATTATTGGTCATACTGGCTCTGGGAAATCAACATTGCTACAACATCTTAACGCGCTTTTGATGCCGACTGAAGGTAAAATCACGGTTGGCGATAGAGAAATTGTCGCGGGAGTTAAACAAAAGAAACTACGCGATTTACGCAAAAAAGTTGGGATTGTTTTCCAATTCCCGGAAGCACAACTTTTTGAAGAAACGGTCGAGAAGGATATTTGCTTTGGGCCAATGAATTTTGGCGTTTCTGAGGAAGATGCGAAACTTCGGGCTAAAAAAGTAATTTATGAAGTAGGGCTGACAGAAGAAATTTTGTCACGTTCCCCGTTTGAACTTTCTGGTGGACAAATGCGCCGGGTAGCAATTGCTGGAGTTTTAGCGATGGATCCAGAAGTACTTGTGTTAGATGAGCCAACTGCAGGACTAGACCCTCATGGCCGCGAAGAAATTATGGAGATGTTCTATAACCTTCATAAAGAAAAAGGACTAACGACAGTCCTTGTCACACATAGTATGGAAGATGCTGCACGTTACGCTGAAAAGATTGTTTTAATGAAAGCTGGAACGGTTCTGAAAATTGGATCGCCGCGAGAAATTTTTGCGAAGCCAGATGAACTTGTGGACCTTGGCTTATCTGTTCCGGATGTGGTGAGATTCCAAGGGCTTTTTGAGCGCAAGTTTAATGTTAAATTAACAAAAACTTGTTTAACAATCGCTGAATTAACAGCTGAAATGGCGCCTTACTTAGCGAAGGGCGGGGCTTAA